The following proteins are co-located in the Palaemon carinicauda isolate YSFRI2023 chromosome 30, ASM3689809v2, whole genome shotgun sequence genome:
- the LOC137623591 gene encoding hepatitis A virus cellular receptor 1-like encodes MLTMKETTDLPLNTMLTMKETTDLPLYTILTIKETTDLPLNTMLTMKETTDLPLYTILTIKETTDLPLYTILTIKETTDLPLYTILTMKETTDLPLNTTLTMKETTDLPLSTILTMKETTDLPLNSILTMKETTDLPLNTILTIKETTDLPLNTILTMKETTDLPLYTILTIKETTDLPLNTILTMKETTDLPLYTILTIKETTDLPLNDNSTMREATNFPPPLSPQLQPNQERNN; translated from the coding sequence ATGTTAACTATGAAAGAAACAACTGACCTGCCTCTCAACACTATGTTAACTATGAAAGAAACAACTGACCTGCCTCTCTACACTatcttaaccataaaagaaacaactGACCTGCCTCTCAACACTATGTTAACTATGAAAGAAACAACTGACCTGCCTCTTTACACTatcttaaccataaaagaaacaactGACCTGCCTCTCTACACTatcttaaccataaaagaaacaactGACCTGCCTCTCTACACTATCTTAACTATGAAAGAAACAACTGACCTGCCTCTCAACACTACCTTAACTATGAAAGAAACAACTGACCTGCCTCTCAGCACTAtcttaaccatgaaagaaacaacTGACCTACCTCTCAACAGtattttaaccatgaaagaaacaacTGACTTGCCTCTCAACACTatcttaaccataaaagaaacaactGACCTGCCTCTCAACACTAtcttaaccatgaaagaaacaacTGACCTGCCTCTCTACACTatcttaaccataaaagaaacaactGACCTGCCTCTCAACACTAtcttaaccatgaaagaaacaacTGACCTGCCTCTCTACACTatcttaaccataaaagaaacaactGACCTGCCTCTCAACGACAACTCAACCATGAGAGAAGCAACCAatttcccccctcccctctccccgcAACTCCAACCCAACCAAGAAAGAAACAACTGA